In one Oncorhynchus keta strain PuntledgeMale-10-30-2019 unplaced genomic scaffold, Oket_V2 Un_contig_6311_pilon_pilon, whole genome shotgun sequence genomic region, the following are encoded:
- the LOC127925818 gene encoding uncharacterized protein LOC127925818 → MQSQLHHSGAIQSQLHHSGAIQSQLHHSGAIQSQLRHSGAMQSQLRHSGAMQSQLHHSGSDSVPAPPLRSDAVPAPPLRSDAVPAPPLRSDAVPAPPLRSDAVPAPPLRSDAVPAPPLRSDSVPAPPLRSDSVPAPPLPERFSPSSATPERFSPSSTTPERFSPSSATPERFSPSSATPERFSPSSTTPERCSPSSTTPERCSPSSTTPERFSPSSATPERFSPSSATPERFSPSSATPLLLCY, encoded by the coding sequence atgcagtccCAGCTCCACCACTCCGGAGCGATTCAGTCCCAGCTCCACCACTCCGGAGCGATTCAGTCCCAGCTCCACCACTCCGGAGCGATTCAGTCCCAGCTCCGCCACTCCGGAGCGATGCAGTCCCAGCTCCGCCACTCCGGAGCGATGCAGTCCCAGCTCCACCACTCCGGGAGCGATTCAGTCCCAGCTCCGCCACTCCGGAGCGATGCAGTCCCAGCTCCACCACTCCGGAGCGATGCAGTCCCAGCTCCACCACTCCGGAGCGATGCAGTCCCAGCTCCACCACTCCGGAGCGATGCAGTCCCAGCTCCGCCACTCCGGAGCGATGCAGTCCCAGCTCCACCACTCCGGAGCGATTCAGTCCCAGCTCCGCCACTCCGGAGCGATTCAGTCCCAGCTCCGCCACTCCCGGAGCGATTCAGTCCCAGCTCCGCCACTCCGGAGCGATTCAGTCCCAGCTCCACCACTCCGGAGCGATTCAGTCCCAGCTCCGCCACTCCGGAGCGATTCAGTCCCAGCTCCGCCACTCCGGAGCGATTCAGTCCCAGCTCCACCACTCCGGAGCGATGCAGTCCCAGCTCCACCACTCCGGAGCGATGCAGTCCCAGCTCCACCACTCCGGAGCGATTCAGTCCCAGCTCCGCCACTCCGGAGCGATTCAGTCCCAGCTCCGCCACTCCGGAGCGATTCAGTCCCAGCTCCGCCACTCCacttcttttgtgttattga